A region from the Misgurnus anguillicaudatus chromosome 7, ASM2758022v2, whole genome shotgun sequence genome encodes:
- the cgref1 gene encoding uncharacterized protein cgref1, translating to MLSSARVGFTERIMERPLIATERGLRTSGAVNMIIARLLFLFILPLLSMGAPQVQSITSDDILTPELANPFGPGEDNRRLLQSYIKSKLKDGQTTPELNTREQEVFFLFSLFDYDRSGQMDGLELMQLLTDFLSYHSIMPKSTDSVVSLVDYLLQTQDLNQDGLLAPSELLSPPILDHQQEDNIVPPDVQAEPVETTNREQADAITKGGDPQTHQEEADVQDNKDPKQEQLVENENETQPAQQRAEEHADLNHIPKTEQQDEPQPPEDNLQV from the exons ATGCTTTCATCAGCCCGGGTGGGATTTACAGAACGCATCATGGAGAGACCGCTGATTGCTACCGAGCGAG GTTTGCGAACCAGCGGAGCAGTGAACATGATCATTGCAAGGCTTTTGTTTCTGTTCATCCTGCCTTTATTAAGTATGGGTGCTCCACAAGTCCAAAGCATCACCAG TGATGACATCCTTACACCAGAGCTTGCTAATCCATTTGGACCGGGGGAAGACAATCGCAG GCTTCTCCAAAGCTACATCAAGAGCAAATTAAAGGATGGACAGACCACTCCAGAACTCAACACAAGGGAACAAG AGGTGTTTTTCCTGTTCTCCTTGTTTGATTATGATAGAAGTGGACAGATGGACGGTCTTGAATTGATGCAGCTTTTGACAGATTTTCTATCTTATCATTCAATAATGCCAAAGTCAACAGACTCT GTAGTGTCTTTAGTGGATTACCTTTTGCAAACTCAGGATCTAAACCAGGATGGACTACTGGCTCCCTCTGAGCTGCTATCACCGCCCATTCTTGACCATCAGCAAGAAGACAACATTGTGCCTCCTGATGTCCAAGCTGAGCCAGTGGAGACAACAAACCGAGAGCAAGCAGATGCCATAACAAAGGGCGGAGATCCTCAAACTCACCAAGAAGAGGCAGATGTCCAGGACAACAAAGACCCTAAACAGGAACAGCTAGTAGAGAATGAGAATGAAACACAACCAGCTCAACAACGGGCCGAGGAACATGCAGATCTTAACCATATACCAAAAACAGAACAACAGGATGAACCACAGCCACCAGAAGATAACTTACAAGTTTAA
- the ctsba gene encoding cathepsin B, which translates to MLRLALLCVISALSGSWARPRIDPLSHEMVNFINKANTTWKAGHNFPDVDYSYVKRLCGTFLKGPKLPVMVQYADSIKLPDSFDPREQWPNCPTIQEIRDQGSCGSCWAFGAAEAISDRVCIHSSGKVSVEISSQDLLTCCDSCGMGCNGGYPSAAWDFWNQEGLVTGGLYNSHIGCRPYTIEPCEHHVNGSRPPCSGEGGDTPSCDKACEPGYSPSYKQDKHFGKSAYSVPPNEQAIMTELYKNGPVEGAFTVYEDFLSYKTGVYQHVRGSAVGGHAIKILGWGEENGVPYWLAANSWNTDWGENGFFKILRGQDHCGIESEMVAGIPA; encoded by the exons ATGTTGCGACTGGCTCTCCTGTGCGTGATCTCAGCCCTCTCTGGTAGCTGGGCACGACCACGCATCGATCCTCTCTCCCATGAGATGGTCAATTTCATCAATAAAGCCAACACTACTTGGAAG GCCGGACATAACTTCCCCGATGTGGACTACAGCTATGTGAAGAGGTTGTGTGGGACTTTTCTCAAAGGACCTAAACTTCCTGTCAT GGTGCAGTATGCCGATAGCATTAAGCTCCCTGATAGCTTTGATCCCAGAGAGCAGTGGCCCAACTGCCCCACTATTCAAGAAATCAGAGACCAGGGTTCCTGTGGTTCATGTTGG GCATTTGGGGCAGCTGAAGCCATCTCCGACCGGGTGTGCATCCACAGCAGTGGCAAAGTGAGTGTGGAGATCTCTTCTCAGGACCTGCTTACCTGTTGTGACAGCTGTGGCATGGGATG TAATGGTGGATACCCATCTGCTGCTTGGGATTTCTGGAACCAGGAGGGTTTGGTGACTGGTGGACTCTATAACTCTCATATTG GCTGTCGGCCATACACCATTGAGCCATGTGAACATCATGTAAATGGCAGTCGTCCCCCCTGTAGCGGAGAAGGTGGAGACACTCCCAGCTGTGATAAGGCCTGCGAGCCTGGCTACAGTCCCTCTTACAAGCAAGACAAACACTTTGGAAAGA GTGCCTATAGCGTCCCTCCTAATGAGCAGGCAATCATGACCGAGCTGTACAAGAATGGTCCAGTAGAGGGAGCCTTTACTGTATATGAAGACTTCCTTTCTTACAAGACCG GTGTCTATCAGCATGTGAGGGGATCGGCAGTAGGTGGTCATGCTATTAAGATTCTTGGTTGGGGTGAGGAGAATGGCGTCCCCTACTGGCTTGCTGCTAACTCCTGGAACACTGACTGGGGTGAAAATG GTTTTTTCAAGATTCTCAGAGGCCAGGACCACTGTGGCATTGAATCGGAAATGGTGGCTGGAATCCCAGCGTAA